A region from the Silene latifolia isolate original U9 population chromosome 7, ASM4854445v1, whole genome shotgun sequence genome encodes:
- the LOC141590625 gene encoding putative F-box/LRR-repeat protein 9: MSSNSIPNEVKSSESPMKNYRNWSNLPFDVSLMIFMKLGSLEILESVQFVCKMWYILCKEPSIWRTIHIYIRNQVRLNREIKYEKMLFNAIDRSDGRLTDLHIVGFGSNEICSYIASRIKLTTLLLDDRRSTQLKRLRFSHYLNISDNALIEALEKLSYLEELELNFCSFQNKKPIPIINACPSLTTFKFNKLANSIYTRKPCNEEALAIARSMPELRHLQLIENSITIVGLTAILDACPHLQSLEIRACFHLKPTKNLRKRLLEQIKDLQFYPCGSAVDYDHFIIDFLDDYCGEINSDDENNGADYLCAYDQYVDYWGSYDQYADYSDDEIPFYY; the protein is encoded by the exons ATGTCGTCTAATTCAATCCCAAATGAAGTTAAATCCTCCGAATCACCTATGAAAAATTACCGAAACTGGTCCAATTTACCGTTCGACGTATCTCTGATGATTTTTATGAAACTAGGGTCTTTGGAAATACTTGAATCGGTTCAATTTGTGTGCAAAATGTGGTACATTTTGTGCAAAGAGCCCTCCATTTGGCGCACTATCCATATCTATATCCGCAACCAGGTTCGTCTTAATAGGGAGATTAAGTATGAGAAGATGTTGTTCAATGCTATTGATCGTAGTGATGGTCGTTTAACCGATCTCCATATCGTGGGATTTGGTTCCAATGAGATTTGTTCCTACATTGCATCTCG GATAAAACTAACCACATTATTACTGGATGATCGCAGATCGACTCAACTTAAACGCCTTCGGTTTTCACACTACCTAAACATATCTGATAATGCTTTGATAGAAGCGCTTGAAAAGCTATCTTATTTGGAGGAACTTGAACTTAATTTCTGttcttttcaaaataaaaaaccAATCCCTATTATTAATGCTTGTCCCTCCCTAACCACTTTCAAATTCAACAAGCTGGCCAACAGCATATATACCCGTAAGCCGTGTAATGAGGAGGCATTGGCAATTGCAAGAAGCATGCCTGAATTGCGCCACTTGCAGCTTATTGAAAATAGCATAACAATAGTCGGTCTAACGGCAATCCTTGATGCCTGTCCTCATCTTCAATCCCTTGAAATACGAGCATGTTTCCACTTGAAACCTACAAAAAATTTACGGAAGAGATTGTTGGAACAAATCAAGGATTTGCAGTTTTATCCGTGTGGCTCAGCTGTGGATTATGACCATTTTATTATAGATTTTCTTGATGATTATTGTGGTGAAATTAATTCAGACGATGAAAATAATGGTGCGGATTATTTGTGTGCTTATGATCAATATGTTGATTATTGGGGTTCTTATGATCAATATGCTGATTACTCAGATGATGAAATTCCCTTCTATTATTAA
- the LOC141590624 gene encoding F-box protein SKIP19-like produces the protein MSSNFHLNEVKSMDNPDSPSEIYRNWSNLPLDVTLMILMKLGAVEILESVQFVCKMWYILCKEPSLWRTIRIHNLARARREINHEKMLFNAIDRSDGRLIDLDINRFGSDELCSYVSSRSSQLKRLRLTRCRNISADAVIQALEKLSCLEEVELSFCRFQVAKTVAIINACPSLTTFKFNKLGGFEGSYEACDEEALAIAGRMPELRHLQLIENNMTSVGLTAILDACPHLQSLELRECYELHLTPSLRKRLSEEIKDLQYSSSDSDEYSDIDYLGGHDDFEYSDDEIADYYRNKY, from the exons ATGTCGTCTAATTTTCACCTTAATGAAGTTAAATCCATGGATAATCCCGATTCACCCTCGGAGATTTATCGAAACTGGTCTAATTTACCGTTGGATGTAACTCTGATGATTCTGATGAAATTAGGGGCAGTGGAAATACTTGAATCGGTTCAATTTGTGTGCAAAATGTGGTACATTTTGTGCAAAGAACCCTCTTTATGGCGCACTATCCGTATCCACAACCTCGCTCGAGCAAGACGGGAGATTAATCATGAGAAGATGTTGTTCAATGCTATTGATCGTAGTGATGGTCGTTTAATTGATCTCGATATCAATAGATTTGGTTCCGATGAGCTTTGTTCCTATGTTTCTTCTCG ATCGAGTCAACTTAAACGCCTCCGGCTTACACGCTGCCGAAACATATCTGCTGATGCTGTGATACAAGCACTTGAAAAGCTCTCTTGTTTGGAAGAAGTTGAACTTAGTTTCTGCCGTTTTCAAGTTGCAAAAACGGTTGCTATTATTAATGCTTGTCCCTCCCTCACCACTTTCAAATTCAACAAGCTCGGCGGCTTTGAAGGTTCCTATGAGGCGTGTGATGAGGAGGCATTGGCAATTGCAGGACGCATGCCTGAATTACGACACCTGCAGCTTATTGAAAATAACATGACAAGTGTTGGTTTAACGGCAATCCTTGATGCCTGTCCTCATCTTCAATCCCTCGAACTACGAGAGTGTTATGAGTTGCATCTTACACCAAGTTTAAGGAAGAGATTATCCGAAGAGATCAAGGATTTACAGTATTCATCAAGTGATTCAGATGAATATAGTGACATTGATTATTTAGGCGGTCATGATGATTTTGAATATTCAGATGATGAAATTGCAGACTATTACAGAAATAAATATTAG